One Thermus sp. CCB_US3_UF1 DNA window includes the following coding sequences:
- a CDS encoding RNB domain-containing ribonuclease, which translates to MAALVVYKGKPALAEERGEKLELTLPEGAKLRVRPKDVFFLHPGPARLDLKVPEGEAEAAWELLQGQTVSLRELAELVYGAYTPETAYGAYLLAQEGERFVLEGEGVRARTPEELRALQEAKRQKEARERAFQEGIARIREGKPREEDRPLLLEVEALALGERRESRVLKALGGPETPEAAHALLLRLGVWRRENPHPRRLGLPLAPPDLPLPPLPEEAREDLTHLPAFAIDDEGSQDPDDAVYAERVEEGFRLLVHVADVAAMVAPGSPLDQEAMRRGANLYLPEGTVPMLPPGATEALGLGLREVSPALTFELWISLEGEVLEERVYPSWVRVERLTYGEALGVSALKPLKELAQAFLRKRLAQGGLDIALPEVKVRLEGEAIRITPLPPYESRLWVREAMLLAGYAAAHLALREGLPFPFATQEAPSRRMEGEGLAAMWEQRKALKRAQLKAVPAPHRGLGLPLYAQVTSPLRRYLDLVAHQQLRAWLRGEKPLSQGALLERVGAAEAVADLVREAERKSKLHWTLLYLLEGGYEGPGVLVERRGGQGVFLLTELGLTAQVALSQPLPLNAEARLRFLEADLANLEVRFALV; encoded by the coding sequence GTGGCCGCGCTCGTCGTCTACAAAGGGAAGCCCGCCCTGGCCGAGGAACGGGGAGAGAAGCTGGAGTTGACCCTTCCCGAGGGGGCAAAGCTAAGGGTCCGTCCCAAGGACGTCTTCTTCCTCCACCCGGGCCCTGCCCGCCTGGACCTTAAGGTGCCCGAAGGGGAGGCCGAAGCCGCCTGGGAGCTCCTTCAGGGCCAGACCGTGAGCCTTAGGGAGCTGGCCGAGCTGGTCTACGGAGCCTACACCCCCGAGACCGCCTACGGGGCCTACCTCCTGGCCCAGGAGGGGGAGCGCTTCGTGCTGGAGGGGGAGGGGGTGCGGGCCCGCACCCCCGAGGAGCTAAGGGCCCTCCAAGAGGCCAAGCGGCAGAAGGAAGCCCGGGAGCGCGCCTTCCAGGAGGGGATAGCCCGGATCCGGGAAGGGAAGCCCAGGGAGGAAGACCGCCCCCTCCTCCTCGAGGTGGAGGCCCTGGCCCTAGGGGAGCGGCGGGAAAGCCGGGTCCTAAAGGCCCTGGGCGGGCCGGAAACCCCTGAGGCCGCCCACGCCCTCCTCCTCCGCCTTGGGGTGTGGCGGCGGGAAAACCCCCACCCCAGGCGGCTTGGCCTTCCCCTGGCCCCTCCGGACCTGCCCCTTCCCCCCCTTCCCGAGGAGGCGCGGGAGGACCTCACCCACCTCCCGGCCTTCGCCATTGACGACGAGGGGAGCCAGGACCCGGACGATGCCGTCTATGCCGAGCGGGTCGAAGAAGGGTTCCGCCTCCTGGTGCATGTGGCCGACGTGGCCGCCATGGTGGCCCCGGGAAGCCCCTTGGACCAGGAGGCCATGCGCCGTGGGGCCAACCTTTACCTTCCCGAGGGCACGGTGCCCATGCTGCCCCCTGGGGCCACGGAGGCCCTGGGCCTGGGCCTGAGGGAGGTTTCCCCGGCCCTCACCTTTGAGCTTTGGATTTCCCTGGAAGGGGAAGTCCTGGAGGAGCGGGTGTACCCCAGCTGGGTGAGGGTGGAGCGGCTCACCTATGGGGAGGCCTTGGGGGTTTCCGCCCTTAAGCCCCTCAAGGAGCTGGCCCAGGCCTTCCTGAGGAAGCGCCTGGCCCAGGGGGGCCTGGACATCGCCCTGCCGGAGGTGAAGGTCCGCCTCGAGGGGGAGGCCATCCGCATCACCCCCTTGCCCCCTTACGAGAGCCGCCTCTGGGTGCGGGAGGCCATGCTCCTTGCCGGCTACGCCGCCGCCCACCTGGCCCTGAGGGAAGGCCTGCCCTTCCCCTTTGCCACCCAGGAAGCCCCCAGCCGGAGGATGGAGGGGGAGGGCTTAGCGGCCATGTGGGAGCAGCGCAAGGCCCTAAAGCGGGCCCAGCTCAAGGCCGTACCCGCCCCCCATAGGGGCCTGGGCCTGCCCCTCTACGCCCAGGTGACAAGCCCCCTAAGGCGCTACCTGGACCTGGTGGCCCACCAGCAGCTCCGGGCCTGGCTCAGGGGGGAAAAGCCCCTCTCCCAGGGGGCGCTTTTGGAGCGGGTGGGGGCGGCGGAGGCGGTGGCCGACCTGGTGCGGGAAGCGGAGCGCAAGAGCAAGCTCCACTGGACCCTCCTTTACCTCCTGGAAGGGGGCTACGAGGGCCCTGGGGTCCTGGTGGAACGGCGGGGGGGGCAGGGGGTCTTCCTCCTGACGGAACTGGGCCTCACCGCCCAGGTGGCCCTTTCCCAGCCCCTCCCCCTGAACGCCGAGGCCCGCCTCCGCTTCCTGGAGGCGGACCTGGCCAACCTGGAGGTCCGTTTCGCCCTGGTCTAG
- a CDS encoding YbjN domain-containing protein, whose amino-acid sequence MRGLGNGAAGKVGWVLLAFWLGLAWAQGPRAALAPREAEGLLQAWGYTYERIERGGQVYYALRMAEVRALLLLLDCSEGGCSSLQLYAVFGLPDGLPLERINEWNRRYRFSRSYLDEDGDPVLEADLDLTGGVADAAIRNFLQTFELSLRTFMDWIGFRGGR is encoded by the coding sequence ATGCGCGGGTTGGGGAACGGGGCGGCGGGGAAGGTGGGGTGGGTGCTCCTGGCCTTCTGGCTGGGCCTTGCCTGGGCCCAAGGGCCTCGTGCCGCTTTGGCGCCGCGGGAGGCGGAGGGGCTCCTGCAGGCCTGGGGGTATACCTATGAGAGGATAGAACGTGGGGGGCAGGTCTACTACGCCCTGCGCATGGCAGAGGTTAGGGCCTTGCTCCTCCTCTTGGACTGCTCAGAGGGAGGCTGCAGTTCCCTGCAGCTCTACGCCGTGTTTGGCCTTCCAGATGGGCTTCCTCTAGAGCGGATCAACGAATGGAACCGCCGGTACCGCTTCAGCCGCTCCTATCTGGACGAGGATGGGGATCCCGTGCTGGAAGCGGACTTGGACCTAACGGGGGGTGTGGCCGACGCGGCCATACGGAACTTCCTGCAGACCTTTGAGCTTAGCCTCCGGACTTTTATGGACTGGATCGGCTTTCGTGGGGGTAGGTGA
- a CDS encoding M3 family oligoendopeptidase has product MEWDLSDLYAGPQDPRLEADLEEALRLTETLSPEALGQPEEAEALFRRYELALEKAYKPLNYASLYFATRTQDPEAKALLDRVRNRYTEVRNRLVPLEVALRKLPEAAFQALLEGPELADLRHFLLRQRAYAPHTLSEREEELLNLKGLVGRSAWSQFYTEYTGRFRFQVGGRELTEMEVRALRRDPDPAVRREAHRELYGKLMAEAPTLASVFNAVYLDYLQDLRLRGYRHPLEPVALRDEVEVRDIEALLEATREHYPLVEAYYRWKARRLGLPQVPSQDLLAPLRREKPKVPFEEARELVLTAFRRFSPRVEAIAREFFGRRWLDVYPRPGKRGGAFCSGGLPSTHPYILLNHTDDLDAAHTLAHELGHGVHFYLARKQRLLNFGASTPLAETASVFAEILLDDLLMERLSGEEKALLLAERVEDAINTLFRQVMYTFFERRSLEARREAALSPEAFHGLWQEEQAALYGDAVAWTELDQAAWAGIPHFVHYRFYTYSYALGYLVVLALYGRYREEGEAFVPKYLEVLEAGESSSPKEILARAGVELGSEAFFRYGFGVIRSWLEALP; this is encoded by the coding sequence ATGGAATGGGACCTCTCGGACCTCTACGCAGGCCCCCAGGACCCCAGGCTGGAAGCCGACCTGGAGGAAGCCCTGCGCCTCACGGAAACCCTTTCCCCGGAGGCCCTAGGCCAGCCCGAGGAGGCCGAGGCCCTTTTCCGGCGCTACGAGCTGGCCCTGGAGAAGGCCTACAAGCCCCTGAACTACGCCTCCTTGTACTTCGCCACCCGCACCCAGGACCCCGAGGCCAAGGCCCTTCTGGACCGGGTGCGGAACCGCTACACCGAGGTGAGAAACCGCCTGGTGCCCCTCGAGGTGGCCCTGCGCAAGCTCCCCGAGGCGGCCTTCCAGGCCCTATTGGAGGGCCCAGAGCTGGCCGACCTCCGCCACTTCCTTCTGCGGCAGCGGGCCTACGCCCCCCACACCCTCTCCGAGCGGGAGGAGGAGCTCCTCAACCTCAAGGGCCTGGTGGGCCGGAGCGCCTGGAGCCAGTTCTACACCGAGTACACGGGCCGCTTCCGCTTCCAGGTGGGGGGCAGGGAGCTCACGGAGATGGAGGTCCGGGCCCTCCGCCGCGACCCTGACCCCGCGGTGCGCCGGGAGGCCCACCGGGAGCTCTACGGGAAGCTGATGGCCGAAGCCCCCACCCTGGCCTCGGTCTTCAACGCGGTTTACCTGGACTACCTCCAGGACCTCCGCCTGAGGGGCTACCGCCACCCCTTGGAGCCCGTGGCCCTCAGGGACGAGGTGGAGGTAAGGGACATCGAGGCCCTCCTCGAGGCCACCCGGGAACACTATCCCCTGGTGGAGGCCTACTACCGCTGGAAGGCCAGGCGGCTTGGCCTACCCCAGGTGCCAAGCCAGGACCTCCTGGCCCCCTTGCGGAGGGAAAAGCCCAAGGTGCCCTTTGAGGAGGCGCGGGAGCTGGTCCTCACCGCCTTCCGCCGCTTCTCCCCCAGGGTGGAGGCCATCGCCCGGGAGTTCTTCGGGCGGCGCTGGCTGGACGTCTACCCCAGGCCGGGAAAACGGGGCGGGGCCTTCTGCAGCGGAGGGCTTCCCTCCACCCACCCCTACATCCTCCTCAACCACACGGACGACCTGGACGCGGCCCACACCCTGGCCCACGAGCTGGGGCACGGGGTGCACTTCTACCTGGCGCGGAAGCAGCGCCTCCTCAACTTCGGGGCCTCCACCCCCCTGGCGGAAACGGCCAGCGTCTTTGCGGAAATCCTCCTGGACGACCTGCTGATGGAAAGGCTTTCCGGGGAGGAAAAGGCCCTCCTCCTGGCCGAACGGGTGGAGGACGCCATCAACACCCTCTTCCGCCAGGTGATGTACACCTTCTTTGAGCGGCGGAGCCTCGAGGCCCGCCGGGAAGCCGCCCTCTCCCCCGAGGCCTTCCACGGCCTCTGGCAGGAGGAACAGGCGGCCCTCTACGGGGACGCCGTGGCCTGGACGGAGCTGGACCAGGCCGCCTGGGCGGGCATCCCCCACTTCGTCCACTACCGCTTCTACACCTACAGCTACGCCCTCGGATACCTGGTGGTCCTGGCCCTTTACGGGCGCTACCGGGAGGAGGGGGAGGCCTTCGTGCCCAAGTACCTCGAGGTCCTGGAGGCCGGGGAAAGCTCCAGCCCCAAGGAGATCCTGGCCCGGGCCGGGGTGGAACTCGGCTCCGAGGCCTTCTTCCGCTACGGCTTCGGGGTGATCCGCTCTTGGCTGGAAGCCCTCCCCTAG
- the truD gene encoding tRNA pseudouridine(13) synthase TruD: MDLVYRPERYPFLTPDLPGVGGTLRLLPQDFQVEEVPAYLPQGEGEHLYLLLEKEGLTTRQVLEFLRDQVGVPEKEIGVAGLKDKHARTRQWFSIPKRYEDALCLLEGLRGVRLLDAGLHANKLRTGHLKGNRFRILIRGGGPKERAEAILRVLQAKGVPNYYGPQRFGLGGLNPVRGYELVKGGKGRGSPWLKRFLVGSLQSLLFNDWLALRLERGLYDRVIPGDWAKKHATGGEFLVERPEEAERALRLEISATGPLFGKKYPEAQGEARALEDEVLVRYGLRREDFALRRGARRPIRVPLEEWRVEEAPEGLWLSFFLPKGSYATSLLREVMKVEVDAGDSPEGEEGEG; the protein is encoded by the coding sequence ATGGACCTCGTCTACCGCCCCGAACGCTACCCCTTCCTCACCCCGGACCTCCCCGGGGTAGGGGGCACCCTACGCCTCCTCCCCCAGGACTTCCAGGTGGAGGAGGTCCCCGCCTACTTACCCCAGGGCGAAGGGGAACACCTCTACCTCTTGCTGGAGAAGGAGGGCCTCACCACCCGCCAGGTCCTGGAGTTCCTGCGGGACCAGGTGGGGGTGCCGGAGAAGGAAATCGGGGTGGCCGGGCTCAAGGACAAGCACGCCCGCACCCGCCAGTGGTTCTCCATCCCCAAAAGGTACGAGGATGCCCTGTGCCTCCTGGAAGGGCTCCGGGGCGTGCGGCTTCTGGACGCGGGGCTCCACGCCAACAAGCTCCGCACCGGCCACCTCAAGGGCAACCGCTTCCGCATCCTCATCCGGGGAGGCGGGCCCAAGGAGCGGGCCGAGGCCATCCTGAGGGTCCTTCAGGCCAAGGGGGTACCCAACTACTACGGGCCCCAGCGCTTCGGCCTGGGGGGCCTGAACCCCGTGCGGGGGTACGAGCTGGTCAAGGGGGGCAAGGGCCGGGGAAGCCCCTGGCTCAAGCGCTTCCTGGTGGGAAGCCTGCAGAGCCTCCTCTTCAACGACTGGCTGGCCCTGCGCCTGGAACGGGGCCTCTACGACCGGGTGATCCCCGGGGACTGGGCCAAAAAGCACGCCACCGGCGGGGAGTTCCTGGTGGAGCGCCCGGAGGAGGCGGAAAGGGCCCTCCGCTTGGAGATCAGCGCCACCGGCCCCCTCTTCGGCAAGAAGTACCCCGAGGCCCAAGGCGAGGCCCGGGCCCTGGAGGACGAGGTCCTGGTCCGCTATGGCCTAAGGCGGGAGGACTTTGCCCTGCGCCGGGGGGCGAGGCGGCCCATCCGGGTTCCCTTGGAGGAATGGCGGGTGGAGGAAGCCCCCGAGGGGCTTTGGCTCAGCTTCTTCCTGCCCAAGGGCTCCTACGCCACCAGCCTTCTGCGGGAGGTGATGAAGGTGGAGGTGGACGCAGGGGATAGCCCGGAAGGCGAGGAGGGGGAGGGCTAG
- a CDS encoding alpha/beta fold hydrolase, which yields MRRTGYLHLYGLNLVFDRVGRGLAVLLLAEEAACWPEPLPAGYTFYLLDLPGYGRTGGSPMPPEELAEYVAAFLVMANLGRPPILVRGLGEAVGRVLAERGYPVFSGENLSEALFKVGSL from the coding sequence ATGAGGCGCACGGGCTATCTGCACCTCTACGGGCTCAACCTGGTCTTTGACCGGGTGGGGAGGGGCCTTGCGGTCCTCCTCCTGGCCGAGGAGGCGGCCTGCTGGCCCGAGCCCTTGCCTGCGGGCTACACCTTCTACCTCCTGGACCTCCCCGGGTACGGGCGCACCGGGGGTTCCCCCATGCCCCCTGAGGAGCTGGCGGAGTACGTGGCGGCCTTTTTGGTGATGGCCAACCTGGGCCGGCCCCCCATCCTGGTGCGGGGCTTGGGGGAGGCGGTGGGGCGGGTTCTGGCCGAGCGGGGTTACCCGGTCTTTTCTGGGGAAAACTTAAGTGAAGCCTTGTTCAAGGTAGGCTCTCTCTGA
- a CDS encoding alpha/beta fold hydrolase, with protein sequence MGEVRVFPGRLAPPSGLGFLQGLPSEEGLHLIAFAEGALPALRTAFQEGARSLTLLSPILRTDPLLAAKLAALRFALEAGGVEGFARVARAFLFGPRTVGSEEILAAWKEGLSPEGIAAWLAEVGALGDQRRWLRGTGARLLVVQGALDALTPPLYGQEVADFAKGQALRFTVEGAGHLAPWEAPEEVAELVADFLLGESFRPLPGGLAL encoded by the coding sequence GTGGGCGAGGTGCGCGTCTTTCCCGGGCGGCTGGCCCCCCCTTCGGGCCTGGGGTTTTTGCAGGGCCTTCCCTCGGAGGAGGGGCTCCACCTCATCGCCTTTGCCGAGGGGGCCCTACCCGCCCTGCGCACGGCCTTCCAGGAAGGGGCCCGAAGCCTCACCCTCCTTTCCCCCATCCTGCGCACGGACCCCCTTCTTGCGGCCAAGCTGGCCGCCTTGCGCTTCGCCCTCGAGGCGGGCGGGGTGGAGGGGTTTGCCCGGGTGGCCCGGGCCTTCCTCTTTGGCCCCCGCACCGTGGGGAGCGAGGAGATCTTGGCCGCTTGGAAGGAAGGCCTTTCCCCAGAGGGGATAGCGGCCTGGTTGGCGGAGGTGGGGGCCCTGGGAGACCAAAGGCGCTGGCTCCGGGGTACCGGGGCCCGCCTCCTGGTGGTCCAAGGGGCCCTGGACGCCCTCACCCCGCCCCTTTACGGCCAGGAGGTGGCGGACTTCGCCAAGGGGCAGGCCCTCCGCTTTACCGTGGAGGGGGCAGGCCACCTGGCGCCGTGGGAGGCCCCGGAGGAGGTGGCGGAGCTGGTGGCGGACTTCCTTCTGGGGGAGAGCTTTCGCCCCCTGCCCGGAGGGCTGGCCCTATGA
- a CDS encoding PaaI family thioesterase — translation MDLQSVLGRETLDQTLGVRYLKLTPEEVVAELPVGPKVHQPFGFLHGGATVALAESVASVGGFLNCPPGHAAFGLEINCNHIRRKSSGTIRAVGRPLHRGRTTQVWEVKVYDEEERLVAASRCTLAVVPLEPAP, via the coding sequence ATGGACCTGCAAAGCGTCCTCGGCCGGGAAACCCTGGACCAGACCCTGGGGGTGCGCTACCTGAAGCTCACCCCGGAGGAGGTGGTGGCCGAGCTTCCCGTGGGGCCCAAGGTGCACCAGCCCTTCGGCTTCCTCCACGGAGGGGCCACGGTGGCCTTGGCGGAAAGCGTGGCCAGCGTCGGGGGCTTCCTCAACTGCCCCCCGGGGCACGCCGCCTTTGGCCTGGAGATCAACTGCAACCACATCCGCAGGAAATCCTCCGGGACCATCCGGGCCGTGGGCCGGCCCCTCCACCGGGGCCGCACCACCCAGGTCTGGGAGGTCAAGGTCTACGACGAGGAGGAGCGCCTGGTGGCCGCAAGCCGCTGCACCCTGGCCGTGGTGCCCTTAGAACCAGCCCCGTAG
- a CDS encoding dipeptidase has protein sequence MEPVMVDAHLDLAYNARALGRDLTLPLEALRAQDPHPDTPLVSLPSLREAGVAVVFATLFADPRAGGREDWEEEVWAQLHLYEAWEARGLVRLLREGKDLEGHLARFPQDGVPGLILLLEGAHALASPEALLPLRERGLRLLSLTWATANPYAGGNAEEAPLTEAGRALLETMAAWEMALDLSHLAEAAAWEALRAFPGPVCATHANLRALVPTPRHLPYGLLLALRERGGVVGLVPYNAFLHPGWRRGMPRLPLAAFLQHKARAEALLGAEGVGLGTDWDGGFGLEAVPLGLDRHRDLRGLGGGGFLGENWLRWLRGWF, from the coding sequence ATGGAGCCCGTCATGGTGGACGCCCACCTGGACCTGGCCTATAACGCCCGCGCCCTGGGCCGGGACCTGACCCTCCCCTTGGAGGCCCTTCGCGCCCAGGATCCCCACCCCGACACCCCCCTGGTGAGCCTGCCCAGCCTGAGGGAGGCGGGGGTGGCTGTGGTCTTCGCCACCCTTTTCGCCGACCCCCGGGCGGGGGGGCGGGAGGACTGGGAGGAGGAGGTCTGGGCCCAGCTTCACCTTTACGAGGCCTGGGAGGCCCGGGGCCTGGTCCGCCTCCTGCGGGAGGGAAAGGACCTGGAAGGGCATCTGGCCCGCTTTCCCCAGGACGGGGTCCCCGGGCTCATCCTCCTCCTGGAAGGGGCCCACGCCTTGGCCTCCCCGGAAGCCCTCCTGCCCCTGAGGGAGCGGGGGTTGCGCCTCCTTTCCCTCACCTGGGCCACGGCCAACCCCTACGCCGGGGGCAACGCCGAGGAGGCCCCCCTCACCGAGGCGGGGAGGGCCCTTTTGGAGACCATGGCCGCCTGGGAGATGGCCCTGGACCTCTCCCACCTGGCGGAGGCGGCGGCCTGGGAGGCCCTAAGGGCCTTCCCCGGTCCCGTCTGCGCCACCCACGCCAACCTGCGTGCCCTGGTGCCCACTCCCCGCCATCTCCCTTATGGCCTTCTTCTGGCCCTCCGGGAGCGGGGTGGGGTGGTGGGCCTGGTGCCCTACAACGCCTTTTTGCACCCCGGCTGGAGGCGGGGGATGCCCCGGCTTCCCCTGGCCGCCTTCCTCCAGCACAAGGCGCGGGCCGAGGCCCTCCTGGGGGCGGAAGGGGTGGGCTTGGGCACGGACTGGGACGGGGGGTTTGGCCTCGAGGCCGTCCCCCTAGGCCTGGACCGCCACCGGGACCTCCGGGGGCTAGGGGGAGGGGGCTTCCTGGGGGAGAACTGGCTCCGCTGGCTACGGGGCTGGTTCTAA
- the uvrC gene encoding excinuclease ABC subunit UvrC translates to MGGVRPAELPPLPETPGVYLWKRGEEVLYVGKAKNLRARVRSYFHAEGKALRIAQEATGLDFIATRDEVEALLLEANLIKAHRPPYNVLLKDDKHYPFLKLTQEAFPTLLVVRRVEADGAKYYGPFPEAGALRRIKTLIDRLFPLRKNSGYPMKRRRYPCLNHSMGRCLAPCVGLADPEAYGEVVRQVEAVLEGKVDWLLGQLEERMRQAARRLEFERAAEIRDQMEALKAFFATHQQAFDPGMGDLDFLGLARAGGLAVVQLYQVRGGRILGRISRVVEKEEAQEEEILWAFLRDHYLEASPLPPLILLPFPLEDLEGLAELLRRRAGRKVEVRVPKKGEKLRLLELAERNARLALESELKLRERRGDHPALQALKDLLGLPVRPFRLEAYDISHLQGQARVFSLAVFEGGRPKKAEYRRMRLRAGNDDYQAMEEGVFRRFTGSLKEMPLPDLLLIDGGLGQVRAAERALARAGLRLPLVGLAKREEVLITPEGREIRLPLTHPALRLLIHLRDEAHQNGLRQHQKDRSRELFKVLEGIPGIGAARRRMLLERYGGLGALKEAPLEELARLPGMTRKAAEALKAALSQSGGPTG, encoded by the coding sequence ATGGGGGGCGTGCGGCCCGCCGAGCTTCCTCCCCTTCCCGAAACCCCCGGGGTCTACCTCTGGAAGCGGGGGGAGGAGGTCCTCTACGTGGGCAAGGCCAAGAACCTAAGGGCCCGGGTCCGGAGCTACTTCCACGCCGAGGGCAAGGCCCTGCGCATCGCCCAGGAGGCCACGGGGCTGGACTTCATCGCCACCCGGGACGAGGTGGAGGCCCTTCTCCTCGAGGCCAACCTCATCAAGGCCCACCGACCCCCCTACAACGTCCTCCTCAAGGACGACAAGCACTACCCCTTCCTCAAGCTTACCCAGGAGGCCTTCCCCACCCTCCTGGTGGTGCGGAGGGTGGAGGCGGACGGGGCCAAGTACTATGGCCCCTTTCCCGAGGCGGGGGCCCTAAGACGCATCAAGACCCTCATCGACCGCCTTTTCCCCTTGCGCAAGAACTCGGGCTACCCCATGAAGCGGCGGCGCTACCCCTGCCTGAACCACAGCATGGGGCGGTGCCTGGCCCCGTGCGTGGGCCTGGCCGACCCCGAGGCCTACGGGGAGGTGGTGCGCCAGGTGGAGGCGGTCTTGGAGGGCAAGGTGGACTGGCTTTTGGGCCAGCTGGAGGAAAGGATGCGCCAAGCCGCCCGCAGGCTGGAGTTTGAGCGGGCCGCGGAGATCCGCGACCAGATGGAGGCCCTGAAGGCCTTCTTCGCCACCCACCAGCAGGCCTTTGACCCCGGGATGGGGGACCTGGACTTCCTGGGCCTGGCCCGGGCGGGAGGCCTGGCCGTGGTCCAGCTCTACCAGGTGCGGGGGGGGCGGATCCTGGGGCGGATCAGCCGGGTGGTGGAGAAGGAGGAGGCCCAGGAGGAGGAGATCCTCTGGGCCTTCCTGCGGGACCACTACCTGGAGGCCTCCCCCCTCCCCCCCCTGATCCTCCTCCCCTTCCCCCTGGAGGACCTGGAGGGCTTGGCGGAACTCCTCCGCCGCCGGGCCGGGCGGAAGGTGGAGGTACGGGTGCCCAAGAAGGGGGAAAAGCTGAGGCTTCTGGAGCTGGCGGAGCGGAACGCCCGCCTGGCCCTGGAGAGCGAGCTCAAGCTCCGGGAGCGGCGGGGGGACCACCCGGCCCTCCAGGCCCTAAAGGACCTTCTAGGGCTTCCCGTGCGCCCTTTCCGCCTCGAGGCCTACGACATAAGCCACCTCCAGGGCCAGGCCCGGGTCTTCTCCCTGGCGGTCTTTGAGGGAGGGAGGCCCAAAAAGGCCGAGTACCGCCGCATGCGCCTCAGGGCGGGCAACGACGACTACCAGGCCATGGAGGAAGGGGTGTTCCGCCGCTTCACGGGAAGCCTCAAGGAAATGCCCCTCCCCGACCTCCTCCTCATCGACGGGGGCTTGGGCCAGGTGCGGGCAGCGGAAAGGGCCCTGGCGCGGGCGGGGCTGCGGCTACCCCTGGTGGGCCTGGCCAAGCGGGAGGAGGTGCTCATCACCCCGGAGGGGCGGGAGATCCGCCTCCCCCTCACCCACCCCGCCCTGAGGCTCCTCATCCACCTGCGGGACGAGGCCCACCAAAACGGCCTCCGCCAGCACCAAAAGGACCGGAGCCGGGAGCTTTTCAAGGTCCTGGAGGGCATCCCCGGCATCGGGGCGGCCCGGCGGCGGATGCTTTTGGAGCGCTACGGGGGGCTTGGGGCCCTCAAGGAAGCCCCCCTGGAGGAGCTGGCCCGCCTGCCGGGGATGACCCGGAAGGCGGCTGAGGCCCTCAAGGCGGCCCTTTCCCAGTCCGGAGGTCCCACCGGGTGA